The Symphalangus syndactylus isolate Jambi chromosome 11, NHGRI_mSymSyn1-v2.1_pri, whole genome shotgun sequence genome contains a region encoding:
- the GPR150 gene encoding probable G-protein coupled receptor 150, with the protein MEDLFSPSILPPAPNLSVPILLGWGLNLTLGQGAPASGPPSRRVRLVFLGVILVVAVAGNTTVLCRLCGGGPWAGPKRRKMDFLLVQLALADLYACGGTALSQLAWELLGEPRAATGDLACRFLQLLQASGRGASAHLVVLIALERRRAVRRPQSRPLPARALAALGWLLALLLALPPAFVVRGDSPSPLPPPPPPPPTSPQPGAPPAARAWPGERRCRGIFAPLPRWHLQVYAFYEAVAGFAAPVTVLGVACSHLLSVWWRRRPQAPAAAAPWWASPGRAPAPSALPRAKVQSLKMSLLLALLFVGCELPYFAARLAAAWSSGPAGDWEGEGLSAALRVVGVANSALNPFVYLFFQAGDCRLRRQLRRRLGSLCCAPQGGAEDEEGPWGHQALYRQRWPHPHYHHARREALDEGGLRPPPPRPRPLPCSCESAF; encoded by the coding sequence ATGGAGGATCTCTTTAGCCCCTCAATTCTGCCGCCGGCGCCCAACCTCTCCGTGCCCATCTTGCTGGGCTGGGGTCTCAACCTGACCTTGGGGCAGGGAGCCCCTGCCTCTGGGCCGCCCAGCCGCCGAGTCCGCCTGGTGTTCCTGGGGGTCATCCTGGTGGTGGCGGTGGCAGGCAACACCACAGTGCTGTGCCGCCTGTGCGGCGGCGGGCCCTGGGCGGGCCCCAAGCGTCGCAAGATGGACTTCCTGCTGGTGCAGCTGGCCCTGGCGGACCTGTACGCGTGCGGGGGCACGGCGCTGTCGCAGCTGGCCTGGGAACTGCTGGGCGAGCCCCGTGCGGCCACGGGGGACCTGGCGTGCCGCTTCCTGCAGCTGCTGCAGGCATCCGGGCGGGGCGCCTCAGCCCACCTCGTGGTGCTCATCGCCCTTGAGCGCCGGCGCGCCGTGCGTCGTCCGCAGAGCCGACCGCTGCCCGCGCGTGCCCTCGCCGCCCTGGGCTGGTTGCTGGCGCTGCTGCTGGCGCTGCCCCCGGCCTTCGTGGTGCGCGGGGACTCCCCctcgccgctgccgccgccgccgccgccgccgccaacGTCCCCGCAGCCAGGCGCGCCCCCGGCCGCCCGCGCCTGGCCAGGGGAGCGTCGCTGCCGCGGGATCTTCGCGCCCCTGCCGCGCTGGCACCTGCAGGTCTACGCGTTCTACGAGGCCGTCGCGGGCTTCGCCGCGCCTGTCACGGTCCTGGGTGTCGCTTGCAGCCACCTACTCTCCGTCTGGTGGCGGCGCCGGCCGCAGGCCCCCGCGGCTGCAGCGCCCTGGTGGGCGAGCCCAGGCCGAGCTCCTGCGCCCAGCGCGCTACCCCGCGCCAAGGTGCAGAGCCTGAAGATGAGCCTGCTGCTGGCGCTGCTGTTCGTGGGCTGCGAGCTGCCCTACTTTGCCGCCCGGCTGGCGGCCGCGTGGTCGTCCGGGCCCGCGGGAGATTGGGAGGGAGAGGGCCTGTCGGCGGCGCTGCGCGTCGTGGGGGTGGCCAACAGCGCTCTCAATCCGTTCGTCTACCTCTTCTTCCAGGCGGGCGACTGCCGGCTCCGGCGACAGCTGCGGAGGCGCCTGGGCTCTCTGTGCTGTGCGCCGCAGGGAGGCGCGGAGGACGAGGAGGGGCCCTGGGGCCACCAGGCGCTCTACCGCCAACGCTGGCCCCACCCTCATTATCACCATGCTCGGCGGGAAGCGCTGGACGAGGGCGGCTTGCGCCCACCCCCTCCGCGCCCCAGACCCCTGCCCTGCTCCTGCGAAAGCGCCTTCTAG